The segment CGAGGCCAGGTGAAAATGTGTCGGCCAAACAGGAAGGCGCGGCCTCAGCGCCTGGTACCACGGTACCGGGGTTATTACGATCGGCCTGGGCACTGCGGCGCCCGCGTGTCGTGTCGGACAGTAGAGATGTAGCATACATAGGTAACAAAAATCGCAATTGAGCCACGTCGGGCGCCCAAAGCGGCGGGAACTGAGCCAACGGCTTCCAATGCCAACTGTCAGAGCTCGGATCTGGTCCCCAGATCCTCGAAAGAGCTTGCCAAAGCTCTTGATGCTTAGTCTTGGTAAATGACGAATCGGAAAAGTACGCCATTAGTCCTTCATCACCAGACACGTTGGTTATAGATCTGGATTCAAGAGCGGTCAAGGCCTATTGCAGGGCCCTGGTGGTGGTTGCTGGAGCTGGAGTTGTGTTGTTTGTGATTGTGAATCCTGTAGGCTGGTGTGTTGCAGGTTCGATGGCTCAAAACGACCGGAGAAACGGTGTTGTACCTGTATCTGAAAGCGCTTCAATGTTTGATTTGGAGCCCAATCCGTTTGAACAGAGTTTTGCATCTACGAAGAAGTCGCAGCCGACGTCTGGTGCGGTGCCGAGTCCCCAGGACCAGCGACTGGCTGGTGTTGCAGGTCAGACAGGTGAGAAAAGCTCCAAAGTGACAATCCCCGAGATTAATTCGAACATTAAGGAGTCTGATGTGGGCAATCAGAGGCGATCGTCCGTGTTCTCGTATGGAACTCAGAAACCGCATTTACAGTCGCCTCCTCTGCTGACTCCCGGTGGGTCTAGACGACTGCCCCCGATACTGCTGTCTCCGAACTTCATTCAGCAAGCGCCGAGTGGCTCTTTGGCGGTACAAGGCCCGTTGGGCTCACTTATGGCGAATTACTCGAGCATGAGTCCTAAGAACGAGCTTCCGAGTGCGGATACAGAGCTTCAACGCCCGCCATTGAGCCTGGGTTTGTCCAAGACTGTATTTGCTGCCAATGAGTCTAGCTTAAGAACTGGCTTGACACCTAATATCCAGGGTACGATCGCCCAGGTGGGGCCCACGCATCATCCAGCACATGCATTGCCCTATTTTGGTGGGCCCAGGAACGATATTGGCTCCCAGGAGGATAATAGAAGCGCAACGGTATATGGCACAAGCATGGCGACGGGCAGTGATCTCGGTGGTCCGTCGCAGCCTTACACGCCAGGTATCGGATCATTGCTGGGCTTCTCGTCAACACAGGCTTTTCAACGATCTACAAATCCGCCGCCAAGAAACGGAGTCCTACCAGTAGCAGGTCCCCTTGCAGACCCAAACAGCGCACAGAGATTCGCTCAGATACAAAACTATACGGCTGAGCCGATAACTGCCTCAATAAAAGATCAGCACACTAAATCACTAGGCTCAAACTCACCTCCTCGAACGGCGGTACGTaggaagaggaaatcgAGCACACCCAGTCGAGGATCAAAGTCGAGTAAAAGCAGCCGAAGGAATACGCCAACCTCCCATGACTCTAAAAACGCGGGAAAGAAAGAGGTCAGCGATTCAGCCGATAAAGACAGTGACGACGGCCAGGAACGTAAGCGCCGGGAGTTTCTCGAAAGAAACCGAGTGGCAGCCTCGAAATTTAGGAAACGAAAGAAGGAGTATATCAAGAGAGTTGAGACAGATCTGAAGTTCTACGAAGCCGAGTACGAAGACATGTCGCATGCGATCAATAAGCTGTGTGGTATCGTCAACGTTTCATGTTCACCTGTCGCTTCCAGCTCGTTGGTCTGCATGCTGGAAACGGCTATCTCAAAGAACGACGCACCTTCATCCCTGTCCATCTTGGCTCATATTAAACAAATACTGTACCAAACCAGGTACTTCCAGCGCAATGGCAGGAACCCAAGACGCGAAATAGAGTATCCCCCGGATTCTGACGACGATGACAGGCAACGCACCGATAAAGAGTCCAGTAGCCGACATAACAGTATCGCCGCGATTCCGTCTTCAGTAAACTCGAGCAGAGCACCCGACACATCAATTCCAGGTCCCGTAGCGGCCTCCTATATCACAAGCGGAGGTCCGCCGTCTGGTGGCACAGGTTCCAGTAAGTCAACACTAACTGATACCACTTCGGCACCCTCAatcgtcaaagaagaagatccGGTCCCAGCTGTCTACACTATACCTTTGGCTGAGGATAAGAAGTCTTCTGATGGATCTACTGTCGCCAGTGCCATTGGGACTATCAGTTCTTTACCAACTGTGATAAATGGCAGACCGGTAATTCCACTAAGCGACATCGATCCGCATCGAAACTCAGATCCAAGTTCTATCTCTGGGATACGGCAGAGCTCGCTTGTCAATTTAACCTCAGACGTGGTTAACACCGAACAGATTTCATTTAAATATCCCAATTCTGACTAGTAACAATATCAATCCTGAGCTTAGCTCTTTTATGCTACATTTTACGTTGTTGTAATTCACCTCGATTCATGAGATTTGGATTTATTCAAGAGTGGCCTGACAGCACTTTTCATGGTCGCTATCTCTTGGCATCTAAATAGATGTTGCCGTTTAATCAGAACAAATAATACGTAAAACCGAGTCGACTATAAGCTGCAGTTCAAGCACTTTCGATCCTCCGTTTGTGACTCCAACCATGAGCTATCATTATTTGAAATCTGCTAGAAAGGTTATGTGTATAGGGCGCAATTACGCTGCTCATATCAAGGAACTGAACAATGCGACTCCAAAGCAgcccttcttcttcctgaaGCCAACATCAAGCATAATTACGCCAATTGACAGAGATAACGCTCGCAAAAGCTTGCCAGGAAACTCCAGTTATCATGGATTGAGCGAAGACGGAACCAATCCGTCTCCTATTTACATTCCCAAAGGCGTAGTGGTCCATCATGAGGTCGAATTGGCATTGGTGATCAACAAATACATCTCGAACGCAGAGGCCAGTGAGTTTGGGCCTAAACAAGTCTATGACGCGATTAGTGGCGTGTTTCTGGCTTTAGACCTTACTGCCAGGAACGTCCAGGACGAagctaagaagaagggTCTTCCATGGACTATTGCCAAAGGTTTCGACACCTTCCTACCCTGTTCCCGCCTAGTTCCTCGAGAACAGTTAGTGAAGGACAGGGAGAACCTGCAAGACGCTTTCAGGCTATCCTGTTCTGTTAATGGGACTGTCAGGCAAGATGGCACGACAGGCTTAATGCTACATCCACTACACAAGATCATCCAACATATTTCAACCATGATCACTCTCGAGCCAGGTGACATCGTTCTGACTGGTACCCCAGCAGGCGTTGGAAAGTTGCATCCCGGTGATGTTATCGAGTCTAGTCTGTACTACCACGATGATAAACTTATCGACATGACCTTTGACTGCGAAGAACGTCCGGGCCCCTACTTCTTCAGAGAAACTTAAACTTACTATCTATAGGTCGATTTGCGATTAACCTGGTCTCAAACCATCATGATTCGCGGCTCCAGGATAAAGCTGAATTGCCTTACCTTGACTCCAGCATCACGTAGGACTTGGAAGCTTGCCTCATCCATGCGGTACGTTTGGCTATACACAACCTCTGTTATCCCCGTCTGAACTATCTTAACGGAACATGTCAAGCATGGACAAGTATCACAGTATAGAATAGCATTTGTGCCCACTCGATCTCTGCCAGCTTCCAGGAGagcattttcttctgcatgCAAACATAGACAAGTGTGTAAAGCATGGGAGTCCCCGCCGTTGCAGCGGGGGCATCCGCCGTTGAAACAGTTCTTCAGGTGACGAGGAGTTCCATTGTAGCCCGTGGCAATCACTCTCCGATCTCTTACGATGACACAACCGACCTTCCGCTTCATACAGTTCGAGCGGGAAGCCGCCAGCGTCGCCAACTTCATGAAGTAAGAATCCCAATCTGGTCTCAGTGGTGGAATCACCTCATCTGACATGCTAGAGCTTGACAAAGCCTGCAACTGCGACCCCAGGGCATCTGCCAGCCTTGCGCGAATAGTCTCTACGTCCCCATCCATCACTTTGAGTTTCACATGCGATCTTTCTCGCATTACAACTGATTGATCAGTGAAATCATGAGCGTCAAGCGCTCTTATGAACTCTTCTAGAGATCTCTTCTCGCTGCTCAGTTTGTAGCGAGTGCCTACCGGTGCATCCAGCGATACATGAACGAAAAAGGGTCGCTTCTCGAGAGTTTCCAATAGCGATAATTTCTCGCATCTCACAGTCATATTCTTCGTGTAGTGTCTAGTAGCATAATCCAGTAATTCATCAGCATCCTGCGCGTAACTCAGCAGCTCAAACCCAAATTGCTCGACCAGTATCTCGATTGCGAGCTCAATGCCGCTATATTTCGTTCCACTCACTGCTACCAACATAATGAGCACCTCTAAGATACAATTTGGGCGATTTCTACCTGTCAATCTGTCCAAAGTTTGATGTTCCTAGCGTTGTAGAGCTCTCTTTGAGAGCGCGGTTCATTGGCTAGTTATCAAACAACTCTTCAAAACATCAGGAACCGAATGAACCGCCTATTCGGGCCTTGGAACTCGCCATCTAGATGATGGAGCTTACGCTTATCGGCCTCTCGAATGCTGGGACCGCAGGTCCGTTGAGAGATGTTCTGTATGGTACAAAGTGGGAACAGCCGCTGAGGTCTCCAGCTGCCGGTACGAGGGTGCAACTGCTTCTATAATGCCACGATGGATCTAATGAAGGGAGATGCAATACTTTGCCTTCGCATAGCGAAGAATTCATCTAACTTGTGGAGAACTCGCTGTCAAGCTGCCATGCTGGTTAGGTCGACGCCTTCCTCGCTCATGCTACGTTACAAGGATGTTCAAGATGCTGAAACAGGTCCCGCTTTCCGGTATTGGCCGTCAGAAGGAGCTCAGAAGAGCTAAGAAGCCTCAATACCACCGGGAGAGCGCAAAACTGCTTCCTTATGACTATCTGGCTGTCAGAGATCGGATGATGAGTTAAAAGTTCCCACACGCAGGTAGCCTGGACCCTCTCAGTGGCTTTTTTGGCTGCTTTCGAGGCGCGAATGGTTTTGCTTCGAGCCAGCTCTGTTTTTGTACTGTGATCGCCTTCTAACCTTTGAAGTAACTTCACATGGCGTAGCATTAGAAAGACTGGAATGTGGAAGAAAACTGCTGATAGAAGTGGTTGAGAGCCCGGTGCCATTAGAACGTTGCTTTCGACAACTAGATAGATCTGATCCGAAAGTAGCCCCCGAATTGCGGTTTCTGTGCAGCAATGATACCGGTTGGTAAGGCGTTTACGCATGGCAGAACCATCATCACGATGCCCGTCGGGAGACTGGCTCACAAGATTCAGCTGAGAAATAGGACAGCGACTTTATGGAGTAAGAACTTCTCAAGCGGCGGCCCCGCACTGCAGAAGCCCCGAGGTGACAGTGTAGTTCAACGTGTCAGCGGGAACCATGCGGGGAGAATGCTGTCGCGAAAGTCAGCGATCAAGTGGGTAGTTTTGACTGGTGTTACTATTGCATTGAGCAGCATCATATTGAATTCGCAACATAACGAAggagatgatgatgaagacacTAAGCATCGCAGGAAAAAGCCACGGATCAAGATATTTGATAACGACTGGCTATTTTTTTGCTATTCTACTCTACCGCTCAATGCACTTTCCCGTCTCTGGGGTCAAGTTAACTCTTTGACCTTACCTGTTTGGTTTAGGCCTTGGGGGTACAAATGCTACTCATACTTATTCGGCGTTAATATGGATGAAATGGCTGATCCGGACCTTAGACATTACGCCAACCTGTCAGAATTCTTTTATAGATCTATCAAGCCCGATGTCAGACCCATCCATCCTGGTGCGAACGTGGTAGTTTGCCCTAGCGATGGTAAAGTTCTTAAGATTGGCATTATAGACTCGGAGAAAGGAGAGATTGAACAAGTCAAGGGACTGACTTACTCGATAAAAGATTTTTTAGGTACCCATTCGCATCCATCAATGTCAAAAAGTCAGTCTACATTGGATTTGCAAGCGGACGAGGAACAAGATAGGAAGTTTGCAGAGCAGATTAATTTTAAACTTTCAGACGATAGAGGCTATGAATCTGAGCAACCTATTAAAATCAAAAGAGAAGGTGACAAAGTGATTGAGGAGTCAAAGCCTCCAATTTCTAAAAGTTTGAAGCTCTTGAGTGAATTATCGCTGATGACAGCATACCACATGCCTTATAATGAACCTAACGATACGCAGCTATATTTTGCTGTGATTTACCTGGCGCCCGGTGACTATCACCATTACCATTCTCCAGTAGACTGGGTTTGTAAGCTTCGTCGTCATTTCCCTGGTGATCTCTTCTCAGTTGCGCCCTACTTCCAGCGCAACTTTCCTAATCTTTTCGTCTTGAACGAACGGGTTGCTTTGTTGGGTCATTGGAAACATGGCTTTTTCAGTATGACGGCTGTGGGAGCAACTAACGTTGGTTCCATTAAGCTAAGTTTCGATAAGGAACTAGTCACAAACGTCAAAAGAAATAAGCACAATGAGCCACACTCATGTTACGAAGCTACATACCAAAACGCTAGCAAGATACTTGATGGTATGCCGCTCCTCAAAGGTGATGAAATGGGAGGCTTTATGCTGGGCAGCACCGTTGTCTTATGCTTCGAAGCGCCCAAGAGCTTTCGATTTAATGTTAAAGTCGGCGATAAGGTAAAGCTCGGGCAGAAGTTGGGAACTGTAGAGTAATCATGTATTTATCAAATGAATATCTCTAAAAAATGGCGCTTATACAAGCGTTTTTTCAACTCTAACAGTATGTTACGATCTATAAATAATAGTTCatatcttttgcttctttctccagatcTCCAGCTGATAATCACCGACATCACCATTATTAACATCTGAGCACAGCATATCGAGGTCGTAACCATATATTCCATGTTCCGTTGAGAGACTTTCTGTTGTCATTGTTCTCAGTTCCGCCATTGTGGTATCTTCGAAACCCCATCGATCTATCAGCCGGTCTGTTGAGCTGCCATCCAAAAAGAGTTCGTCCCTTTCGAGATCCTTATCCAGAGCCTCCATTCTCGCTTTAAGAGCCCTTTCAATCTGTTTGGCCTGATGTGATCTAGATGGGAAACTTTCCGTGGGTAATCCGTTATGTTTCTTAGGCTGGATATAAAGTATAGTCccattttgaaagaaatcagCTGCCGATAAATTATTGTCGAATTTAATCTCCAAGGGAAAATATTCAGCATTGTTGATCCTCAAAGATCGCAGCTTTCTGATATCAGGCAATAGACATGGAGCCACCAGAGATCTCGTCTCATCAAAGGAGTCGTTTACTTTGACTGTGACTTCGAAAGGAACATTATTTATGATCTTCTCAGTCGATGCGTCCCTGATCACTAGACATCGTGGCTCTACAGCCATACTCCAAAAATGTTTTGTCTCCTGCAATGGACATTTGGAAGTGTAAGTCGGCAGAGCTGTAATTATAAGATGTGCGATGCACTCCAATTCGGATGTCTTCAAGGCGTATTGTCCCGAACCTAGGAACAAAAAGCCCAAGGAAAGATTAGTGGCCAAAAACTTGGCAAAATGATTTTCCTCATTGAGTAGATCGCTCAGTTGAGTACCATCAGCAATTGTTTCCTGTTCGCCCTCATTCAACTCATTTTCAGATTGAGAACCTGTATCTCCAGATATATCCGCTTCTCCCTCGACTTGCAGATCTTCCGCCTCGCTTGGATCAATGatccttctcttcaatcGAATCGCTGAAGTTTTGAACAAATCAGAAAACCGCCCTGTAgtgacttcttcaagatatctcAAACGTCTCATGACACTTAAATCCCCAGTTCCACACATAACCATACTGACTGATACTGAGAGAACGTTGATTAAAGTGTTTATCCCATCTATTGATAATCGAAAATCTAGTCTTTCTGTACCTGGGTATTGGTAAAAGGGAAGGAACTTATCCATTAATAACAACAGCGAATCACGTATAACCCTGTCCCCCGTTGATGCATGCCTGATACCTATGGCAAGGATACGCCCAGCAATCGTGTAGTATGTCGCTAAATTGTCTGTTGTGATCTCCGGCTCGACACACTTTCCCAGGCCATCCAACATAAAGCTCAGGTCCCGGCCTATTTCGTCCCACATAATCATATAATAAGCCCATTCTCTATACATGAATAGCTCAGGACGGATATTCGATGTTTGATCTAGCTTGGGCTTTATTGAATTCGAGATATATCTGTTGTGCGTCTTTAGAAAAATCAGCATCAGGGCTATGATGGCCCCTGTTTGAGAATTCTCTGGTATCCAGCTCTCCTCTACGTCGCGATTCTCCCTTACAAATTGTAGAAGTCCGATCACAACCCTCTCATCAGGGCCTGTCGCattgcttgaagaaaaatctggCGCATCATCTCGATCTGCATGCCCTGAGAAATCCAAGTCGCCATTCGATTTACCGGCACCAAGGTTGATTAGACCCAGGGCTATTCCAGTCGCGAGACGGTAACCTTCATCGCTGACCGGCTCCTCGTTGATCATTATGAAGGTTGGAAGTTGAGAGAACAGAACATCGGTAATCCTTCTATGTTGCGATTTTAAGTATAATAACCCCATTCCAATCAGACCAGCGGTTTGTACTCTCAAATTGATATTCAAATCGCTTGAACCTGGGGGCAAAAATGCCACTGTGTGCACACTTAGAACTTTTGTTAGCTTTAAATCCATAGTTCCTCTCATACTTGCGCTCATGCCTAAAAGCAGTCCGATACTAACTGGCGACTTTTTTGGGCTCAAATAGTTGTAAACATGCCACTCCTCGAGGCCGCTTAGGTGGCCATTAAGCCCGAGTCCCAGTAAAAATCCACCGAGTTGGGCATCTAAAATTTTGGGCCTGCTAAAAGCTATCCAGCTGCCGTTAATTCCCTTTGCCTTTTTCGAAATCCTTAGCCCGGAACTGACTCCACTATGAAAATCGCCCCATTCAATCATTTCTGTATTCAGGTCTGATGCTTGCACGGACAGTTTGCTTCCATCCGGGAAGATGTACGAGAAATTTAACTGTTGTCGGCTCCACTTTTGTGTCACTAGTGGCTTCTCCGTCGCATATGCAACAGCACCAAATCCGATACCAGAAGTACATGTTCTTATAGACATTATCTTGGCGACCATCTTTTTctgattgagaagctttCTGTAGTTGGATTCTTTTGAGATGAAATGTACCTTGTGCGGCCTGTAGTACGTCAATAAAGAAAGGACGTAATTGAGCCTATGGTCCTCTGAAAAGATCATGCCGGCATTTCTTTTTAATGTGGATCCTTCGTCAAAATCATCCATATGGTTATTGTCAGTGAACGATGTTTTCTCCAGCGTGAATTGGCGCGTACTTTTAATGACGTCTGTAAGAATTGTGTAAATGCCTTTTGATTCAGGCTTTGATTCTCCCTTAATGTAGTATGGTTTAAAAGCCTGGAATCGGCGATGTGAACTTTCAATGTCTTTATCAATTTGCTTTACCATTGCCATGCATCTTTCTATATCTGGCCTCGATATTGTTGACATGTCGAGGTTTACGTTGATCCGTGATAGTCTTTGCTCAATCAGGCCTAAAATTTTCCGCAGAGGTGTCATGACGCCAAGTGGATAGGTCTCTATATCTTCCTTGTCTATTTGCAGCTTTGTCAGGATTTCCATCAAATACTCATCAGTATAATTGGAAGCCCTGGTCAGCTCGTACAGTCGCAACGTCTTGAAAGTCTTCGGTGTCACCAACTGATCCACTTGTGAATCCCGCTCAGCTAATCTAGAGAAACAAATGAAGGGAGTTGTCGGGAGTTGGCTATTCTCTGTCACACTATATAGTGACTTCAGTATTGAGGGCGGCTCATCCAAAGGGTGCGCGAAGCTCTCAACAATCAAATTAGAGTCCAATTCCATGCTTCCATTTCCATAATACAGTCTCCATTCCGCTGGCCACCCCATCTTGGAAGTTGCGAAGAATAAAAAATCTCCAAGCTGCTGtacatctttctttgcaagTATATTCAATGCTAATTCTTCTCGCACCAAATGTAAACCCATGATTATTTTGGGGACTAAACAGCTCGGATCCGCTGAGGTTAAATATCTGAAGGCATTAATTTGGGATAAATTTATGGTAATCCTTTCGTCAGCTGGtgaaatcaatgatgatATGATGTATTTCAAACCGAGAAATTCCCGATCTTGTCGAGGCCAATCATGGTTTGATACCACAAATTGCCATAAAAATATGATAGCATAAAAAACCCCCGGCGGGCAAATCCATTTGATTGCCTCGAAGCAGAGCTTAATGCTACTCTTATGAGGATAAGGAAAGTCGCTTCTGGCTTCGTAATGCCCACATTTTGTACTCAAGTCAAAATCCTTGAATATCATTTTCTCATCCGAAATGAAGCAAAGATTTTCACTTGGTAATTCTAATTGTGGGGTTTCCAGTTCCACGAAGGGGTTGTATAAGCAGATCTTTTTTCTATTGTCGAACATCAATGCCAATGTTCCAGTAATTTTCGTCGAGCAGAAAGGCAAGATATCATCTACCGGTTGCTGTGTATCCAAGTTCGATAGTCTTATCAATTCTTGAGGCGAATTGCCATATAACCTGAAAGAAATAGAGTTAATAACATCTGGAATCAAATCTATAATCCAGACCTTTGAGAAATTCGACGCACCGTCAAAAATAGTAATTGCTTCTTGGTCCTGGAGACGTAGTGCAACACACTGCAAAATTTCGATCTCCTGCGCAGATTGATGTGGTAAGGTCATGGAAGATATCTTCGTTAACTGAAcatttttcgatgagatcGTTTGACTCAAGAAATCactctgctgctgcggTTGCTGTATAGGATTAGCGGAAAAGTCCACAGTTGGGGACGTGGACGAGCCACTCATGCGATCCACTGTTGCAGACATGCTTCTAGTGGGCTTAGCACCAGGCTGAAAAGCGTTAATGCCATCGGTTTGAGCGCTGTCATTGATTTCATGAGCCGTAGTAGTTGAATTAACCCTCCGATTAAGGATTGATATTTTCCTGAGGTTTTTGGAGGGA is part of the Torulaspora globosa chromosome 7, complete sequence genome and harbors:
- the SKO1 gene encoding Sko1p (ancestral locus Anc_2.86), which gives rise to MAQNDRRNGVVPVSESASMFDLEPNPFEQSFASTKKSQPTSGAVPSPQDQRLAGVAGQTGEKSSKVTIPEINSNIKESDVGNQRRSSVFSYGTQKPHLQSPPLLTPGGSRRLPPILLSPNFIQQAPSGSLAVQGPLGSLMANYSSMSPKNELPSADTELQRPPLSLGLSKTVFAANESSLRTGLTPNIQGTIAQVGPTHHPAHALPYFGGPRNDIGSQEDNRSATVYGTSMATGSDLGGPSQPYTPGIGSLLGFSSTQAFQRSTNPPPRNGVLPVAGPLADPNSAQRFAQIQNYTAEPITASIKDQHTKSLGSNSPPRTAVRRKRKSSTPSRGSKSSKSSRRNTPTSHDSKNAGKKEVSDSADKDSDDGQERKRREFLERNRVAASKFRKRKKEYIKRVETDLKFYEAEYEDMSHAINKLCGIVNVSCSPVASSSLVCMLETAISKNDAPSSLSILAHIKQILYQTRYFQRNGRNPRREIEYPPDSDDDDRQRTDKESSSRHNSIAAIPSSVNSSRAPDTSIPGPVAASYITSGGPPSGGTGSSKSTLTDTTSAPSIVKEEDPVPAVYTIPLAEDKKSSDGSTVASAIGTISSLPTVINGRPVIPLSDIDPHRNSDPSSISGIRQSSLVNLTSDVVNTEQISFKYPNSD
- the FMP41 gene encoding Fmp41p (ancestral locus Anc_2.85), yielding MSYHYLKSARKVMCIGRNYAAHIKELNNATPKQPFFFLKPTSSIITPIDRDNARKSLPGNSSYHGLSEDGTNPSPIYIPKGVVVHHEVELALVINKYISNAEASEFGPKQVYDAISGVFLALDLTARNVQDEAKKKGLPWTIAKGFDTFLPCSRLVPREQLVKDRENLQDAFRLSCSVNGTVRQDGTTGLMLHPLHKIIQHISTMITLEPGDIVLTGTPAGVGKLHPGDVIESSLYYHDDKLIDMTFDCEERPGPYFFRET
- the DCD1 gene encoding deoxycytidine monophosphate deaminase (ancestral locus Anc_2.84), producing MLVAVSGTKYSGIELAIEILVEQFGFELLSYAQDADELLDYATRHYTKNMTVRCEKLSLLETLEKRPFFVHVSLDAPVGTRYKLSSEKRSLEEFIRALDAHDFTDQSVVMRERSHVKLKVMDGDVETIRARLADALGSQLQALSSSSMSDEVIPPLRPDWDSYFMKLATLAASRSNCMKRKVGCVIVRDRRVIATGYNGTPRHLKNCFNGGCPRCNGGDSHALHTCLCLHAEENALLEAGRDRVGTNAILYCDTCPCLTCSVKIVQTGITEVVYSQTYRMDEASFQVLRDAGVKVRQFSFILEPRIMMV
- the PSD1 gene encoding phosphatidylserine decarboxylase 1 (ancestral locus Anc_2.83) encodes the protein MIPVGKAFTHGRTIITMPVGRLAHKIQLRNRTATLWSKNFSSGGPALQKPRGDSVVQRVSGNHAGRMLSRKSAIKWVVLTGVTIALSSIILNSQHNEGDDDEDTKHRRKKPRIKIFDNDWLFFCYSTLPLNALSRLWGQVNSLTLPVWFRPWGYKCYSYLFGVNMDEMADPDLRHYANLSEFFYRSIKPDVRPIHPGANVVVCPSDGKVLKIGIIDSEKGEIEQVKGLTYSIKDFLGTHSHPSMSKSQSTLDLQADEEQDRKFAEQINFKLSDDRGYESEQPIKIKREGDKVIEESKPPISKSLKLLSELSLMTAYHMPYNEPNDTQLYFAVIYLAPGDYHHYHSPVDWVCKLRRHFPGDLFSVAPYFQRNFPNLFVLNERVALLGHWKHGFFSMTAVGATNVGSIKLSFDKELVTNVKRNKHNEPHSCYEATYQNASKILDGMPLLKGDEMGGFMLGSTVVLCFEAPKSFRFNVKVGDKVKLGQKLGTVE
- the APC1 gene encoding anaphase promoting complex subunit 1 (ancestral locus Anc_2.82), with the protein product MNDCPSPEIIDAARESCGISHATEEDYFQWDPQGRGDLWICNQRRTVEWFVGGQSIRKFSYDQSVIKAGFVNFATVSNCLVIIFKDVAYVYYLSNGDSTTVCFPFNISNAFWYSQGVVLERQSCLARLESPEMEAQHKFITLSDPMAPFGFITFSAQQKNDDGLRNFRMLMFPKDEDHNITVLYDVHQLKLHFYYTTVLDIDPEIESGKKDYIANSGSPTNVVDPSKNLRKISILNRRVNSTTTAHEINDSAQTDGINAFQPGAKPTRSMSATVDRMSGSSTSPTVDFSANPIQQPQQQSDFLSQTISSKNVQLTKISSMTLPHQSAQEIEILQCVALRLQDQEAITIFDGASNFSKVWIIDLIPDVINSISFRLYGNSPQELIRLSNLDTQQPVDDILPFCSTKITGTLALMFDNRKKICLYNPFVELETPQLELPSENLCFISDEKMIFKDFDLSTKCGHYEARSDFPYPHKSSIKLCFEAIKWICPPGVFYAIIFLWQFVVSNHDWPRQDREFLGLKYIISSLISPADERITINLSQINAFRYLTSADPSCLVPKIIMGLHLVREELALNILAKKDVQQLGDFLFFATSKMGWPAEWRLYYGNGSMELDSNLIVESFAHPLDEPPSILKSLYSVTENSQLPTTPFICFSRLAERDSQVDQLVTPKTFKTLRLYELTRASNYTDEYLMEILTKLQIDKEDIETYPLGVMTPLRKILGLIEQRLSRINVNLDMSTISRPDIERCMAMVKQIDKDIESSHRRFQAFKPYYIKGESKPESKGIYTILTDVIKSTRQFTLEKTSFTDNNHMDDFDEGSTLKRNAGMIFSEDHRLNYVLSLLTYYRPHKVHFISKESNYRKLLNQKKMVAKIMSIRTCTSGIGFGAVAYATEKPLVTQKWSRQQLNFSYIFPDGSKLSVQASDLNTEMIEWGDFHSGVSSGLRISKKAKGINGSWIAFSRPKILDAQLGGFLLGLGLNGHLSGLEEWHVYNYLSPKKSPVSIGLLLGMSASMRGTMDLKLTKVLSVHTVAFLPPGSSDLNINLRVQTAGLIGMGLLYLKSQHRRITDVLFSQLPTFIMINEEPVSDEGYRLATGIALGLINLGAGKSNGDLDFSGHADRDDAPDFSSSNATGPDERVVIGLLQFVRENRDVEESWIPENSQTGAIIALMLIFLKTHNRYISNSIKPKLDQTSNIRPELFMYREWAYYMIMWDEIGRDLSFMLDGLGKCVEPEITTDNLATYYTIAGRILAIGIRHASTGDRVIRDSLLLLMDKFLPFYQYPGTERLDFRLSIDGINTLINVLSVSVSMVMCGTGDLSVMRRLRYLEEVTTGRFSDLFKTSAIRLKRRIIDPSEAEDLQVEGEADISGDTGSQSENELNEGEQETIADGTQLSDLLNEENHFAKFLATNLSLGFLFLGSGQYALKTSELECIAHLIITALPTYTSKCPLQETKHFWSMAVEPRCLVIRDASTEKIINNVPFEVTVKVNDSFDETRSLVAPCLLPDIRKLRSLRINNAEYFPLEIKFDNNLSAADFFQNGTILYIQPKKHNGLPTESFPSRSHQAKQIERALKARMEALDKDLERDELFLDGSSTDRLIDRWGFEDTTMAELRTMTTESLSTEHGIYGYDLDMLCSDVNNGDVGDYQLEIWRKKQKI